The genomic stretch ATGGAGTTCCCGGTCATCAAAGACGAAAAGGGCAACGACACGAAGCTCAGCGCCGCGACTTATACAAAGATGATCTACTCGCGCGATCGACGCGTCCGGCGCGATGCGTTTCTCGGCATGCACGACACCTATGCAAAAGTAAAGAGCACACTTGGCGCGATGCTCAGCGCCCATCTCAAACAGCACATCTTCAACGCCAAGGCCCGCCACTATGCTTCGGCGTTGGACGCCGCTCTCAGCGGTCCGAACATCCCCACTGAAGTATATAAGAACCTCGTCGAAACCGTCGGCCGAAATACCTGGCGCCTTCACAAGTACGTCGACATGCGCAAGCGCCTGATGAAGCTGGATGAAATTCACGGGTACGACTTGTACGTCCAGTTGGTCGATGTCGAGGAAGAAAAGATTAAGTATGAAGACGCGATCGACACGATCCTAGTTGCACTGAAGCCGCTCGGCACTGACTACATACAGACGCTTCGCCGCGCGTTTGAATCACGATGGATTGACATCTATGAGACCAAATCGAAACGCAGCGGCGCTTACTGCTGGGGCTCCTATCTGACACATCCATTCCTGCTGCTGAATTACGGGGGAACGATGAACGATCGTTCGACCGTCGCCCACGAGATGGGCCATGCGATGCATTCGTGGTACACCGTTAAGAACCAGCCCCCGATTTACGGCGATTATGCGACGTTCTGCGCCGAGGTGGCATCTACCGTCAACGAAGTGCTGCTCGCGCACCACCTCATTAACAACGCAAAGAACGATATCGAACGGCTGTTGATCCTGCAGCAGCAGATCGAAGGCATCCGCACAACCGTTTTTCGACAGACCATGTTCGCCGAATTCGAACTGGCGATTCACGAGTTGGCGGAAAAAGGCGAAGCGCTGACCGGAGACCGATTCTGCGAAATCTACGGCGAGCTCGTTCGAAAATACTACGGTCCGGACCTCGTGATTGAACCGTCGGCCGCGGCAGAGTGCCTGCGGATCCCCCATTTCTATCGCAACTTCTACGTTTACACCTACGCGACGAGCCATTGCGCCGCCACCAACATCGGCCGGCGAATCATCGACGGCGAAAACGGCGCCGTCGAGGGAAT from Phycisphaerae bacterium encodes the following:
- the pepF gene encoding oligoendopeptidase F, with amino-acid sequence MNQKITQAKRKGFLTMTVFAAISSPLSSASFSPTLGPSEISADEKMAKPLGAPTRDQIAEKDKWNLSDIFENDAAFNAAFDRTAAKIPEVKALRGTLSASGDSLLAALKARDTLMLELDRLIVYAGLSYHQDMSVSAAQARDSRTHTLATTAGEATSWFVPEMLTIPWETIESWMKENKDLAIYRHALEDIQREKAHYLSPREEELLAMTGEVTAAPGNIYGLFTNADMEFPVIKDEKGNDTKLSAATYTKMIYSRDRRVRRDAFLGMHDTYAKVKSTLGAMLSAHLKQHIFNAKARHYASALDAALSGPNIPTEVYKNLVETVGRNTWRLHKYVDMRKRLMKLDEIHGYDLYVQLVDVEEEKIKYEDAIDTILVALKPLGTDYIQTLRRAFESRWIDIYETKSKRSGAYCWGSYLTHPFLLLNYGGTMNDRSTVAHEMGHAMHSWYTVKNQPPIYGDYATFCAEVASTVNEVLLAHHLINNAKNDIERLLILQQQIEGIRTTVFRQTMFAEFELAIHELAEKGEALTGDRFCEIYGELVRKYYGPDLVIEPSAAAECLRIPHFYRNFYVYTYATSHCAATNIGRRIIDGENGAVEGMMNFLSSGSSRYPLETLRLAGVDMSNPKPIEDTMEHFSKLLQEFEELYDRHMNSQARASRD